A genomic region of Polypterus senegalus isolate Bchr_013 chromosome 17, ASM1683550v1, whole genome shotgun sequence contains the following coding sequences:
- the LOC120517260 gene encoding pyruvate dehydrogenase (acetyl-transferring) kinase isozyme 2, mitochondrial-like, with amino-acid sequence MKFVRFLMKNAALANAPKHIEHFAKFSPSPLSMKQFLDFGSTNACEKTSFVFLRQELPVRLANIMKEINLLPDRLVSTPSVQLVQSWYIHSLLDLLEFLDKSPDDHSALGDFTEALVTIRNRHNDVVPTMAQGLIEYKEAFGQDPVTNQNVQYFLDRFYMSRISIRMLINQHTLIFNGNTNPAHPNTIGSIDPQCDVSEVVRDAYESAKMLCDQYYLGSPELEIEEINANTLRQAIRIVYVPSHLYHMLFELFKNAMRATIENHEGSRSLDPIKVMVALGGEDLTIKMSDRGGGVPLRKIERLFSYMYSTAPTPQLNDKHRAPLAGFGYGLPISRLYAQYFQGDLKLYSMEGYGTDAVIYLKALSTDSVEKLPVYNKSAWRHYKVNQEADDWCVPSKEPLDMANLRATK; translated from the exons ATGAAGTTTGTCAGATTTTTAATGAAGAACGCGGCTTTGGCCAATGCGCCCAAACATATCGAGCATTTTGCAAAATTCTCTCCATCGCCTCTGTCTATGAAGCAGTTTCTGGATTTTG GTTCCACCAATGCCTGTGAGAAGACCTCGTTTGTTTTCCTGAGGCAGGAGCTGCCGGTGCGTCTCGCTAACATCATGAAGGAAATCAACCTGCTACCTGACCGCCTAGTGAGTACGCCATCCGTGCAGCTGGTTCAGAGCTG GTACATCCACAGCTTGCTGGATCTCCTGGAGTTTCTTGATAAGAGTCCCGATGACCACAGTGCATTGGGAGA CTTCACAGAGGCGCTGGTGACAATTAGAAACAGACATAATGACGTGGTGCCCACCATGGCACAGGGGCTCATAGAGTACAAAGAAGCTTTTGGGCAGGACCCGGTCACCAACCAGAACGTGCAGTACTTCCTCGACCGCTTCTACATGAGCCGCATTTCCATCCGGATGCTTATCAACCAGCACA CACTGATCTTCAACGGCAACACAAATCCTGCCCACCCCAATACGATTGGCAGCATCGACCCACAGTGTGACGTTTCCGAGGTGGTCAGAG ATGCCTATGAAAGTGCCAAGATGCTCTGTGATCAGTACTACCTGGGGTCTCCTGAGCTCGAGATTGAAGAAATCAACG CTAACACTTTACGGCAGGCCATTCGCATCGTCTATGTGCCTTCACATCTCTACCACATGCTGTTTGAGCTCTTCAAG AATGCCATGAGGGCTACGATAGAAAACCATGAAGGAAGCCGCTCACTCGACCCCATCAAAGTCATGGTGGCCCTTGGGGGAGAAGACCTGACTATTAAG ATGAGCGACAGGGGCGGCGGAGTTCCTCTTCGTAAGATCGAGAGGCTCTTCAGCTACATGTATTCAACGGCACCCACCCCTCAGTTGAACGACAAGCACCGGGCCCCTCTG GCTGGCTTTGGTTATGGGCTTCCCATCTCCCGTCTCTACGCTCAGTACTTCCAGGGGGACCTAAAGCTGTATTCCATGGAGGGATATGGAACTGACGCTGTCATCTATTTAAAG GCGTTATCTACAGACTCCGTCGAGAAGCTCCCCGTTTATAACAAGTCAGCCTGGAGACATTATAAAGTGAACCAGGAGGCAGACGACTGGTGTGTCCCTAGCAAGGAGCCCCTGGACATGGCCAACCTCCGGGCCACCAAGTAA